One stretch of Roseimicrobium sp. ORNL1 DNA includes these proteins:
- a CDS encoding transcriptional repressor has translation MTPPHGTDVSQGMEHSHTGSHGDDHDHGHSHSHTTATREREPMTAQVSAKLVQETISRCRALGLRRTTALEDLLKALLESPRPMTLGELAESKLLKNRCDRATVFRLLVRLEKQGILRRLGLHDRSAYYTVNLPDGHHDYLICTECGAIEQLDIACPVEQLEAQIARDSGFRKLYHELEFFGVCPKCS, from the coding sequence ATGACCCCCCCTCACGGCACTGACGTATCCCAAGGCATGGAGCATTCCCATACCGGCAGCCACGGTGATGATCACGATCACGGGCATTCGCACAGTCACACGACGGCGACCCGTGAGCGTGAGCCCATGACCGCTCAGGTGTCTGCCAAGCTCGTGCAGGAGACCATCTCCCGCTGCCGGGCCCTCGGTCTGCGTCGAACCACCGCGCTGGAGGACCTGCTGAAGGCGCTCCTCGAATCCCCGCGTCCCATGACCCTCGGCGAACTCGCCGAGTCCAAGCTGCTGAAGAACCGCTGCGACCGCGCCACCGTCTTCCGTCTCCTCGTCCGCCTGGAAAAGCAGGGCATCCTGCGCCGCCTCGGCCTGCACGACCGCTCCGCGTATTACACGGTGAACCTGCCGGACGGGCACCACGATTACCTCATCTGCACCGAATGCGGCGCGATTGAGCAGCTCGACATCGCCTGCCCCGTGGAACAACTCGAAGCCCAAATCGCCCGCGACTCCGGCTTCCGGAAACTCTACCACGAGCTCGAGTTCTTCGGCGTGTGCCCGAAGTGCAGTTGA